A portion of the Apus apus isolate bApuApu2 chromosome 3, bApuApu2.pri.cur, whole genome shotgun sequence genome contains these proteins:
- the VEGFA gene encoding vascular endothelial growth factor A isoform X3: MNFLLTWIHWGLAALLYLQSAELSKAAPALGDGERKPNEVIKFLEVYERSFCRTIETLVDIFQEYPDEVEYIFKPSCVPLMRCAGCCGDEGLECVPVDVYNVTMEIMRIKPLQSQHIAHMSFLQHSKCDCRPKKDVKNKQEKKSKRGKGKGQKRKRKKGRYKPLSFHCEPCSERRKHLFVQDPQTCKCSCKFTDSRCKSRQLELNERTCRCEKPRR; this comes from the exons TTGTCgaaggctgctcctgccctgggggaTGGGGAGCGGAAACCCAACGAAG TTATCAAATTCCTGGAAGTCTATGAGCGCAGCTTCTGCAGGACAATTGAGACCCTGGTGGACATTTTCCAGGAGTACCCTGATGAGGTGGAGTACATATTCAAGCCATCCTGTGTGCCTCTGATGAGATGTGCGGGTTGCTGCGGCGATGAGGGCCTAGAATGTGTCCCTGTGGATGTGTACAACGTCACAATGGAG ATCATGAGAATTAAACCCCTTCAGAGTCAGCACATAGCGCACATGAGCTTCTTACAGCACAGTAAATGTGACTGCAG accAAAGAAAGAtgtcaaaaacaaacaagaaaa aaaatcaAAGCGAGGAAAGGGGAAGGGTCAAAAGAGAAAGCGCAAGAAAGGCCGGTACAAACCACTCAGCTT TCACTGTGAGCCTTGCTCAGAGAGGAGAAAGCACTTGTTTGTACAAGATCCCCAGACCTGTAAATGTTCCTGCAAATTCACAGACTCACGTTGCAAGTCGAGGCAGCTTGAGTTAAACGAGCGCACTTGCAG ATGTGAAAAACCGAGACGGTGA
- the VEGFA gene encoding vascular endothelial growth factor A isoform X2, whose translation MNFLLTWIHWGLAALLYLQSAELSKAAPALGDGERKPNEVIKFLEVYERSFCRTIETLVDIFQEYPDEVEYIFKPSCVPLMRCAGCCGDEGLECVPVDVYNVTMEIMRIKPLQSQHIAHMSFLQHSKCDCRPKKDVKNKQEKWAQKPRSDGPSFTPQTWSLHDPWQSFLMLYPESGKSHRLCPTRMDSRKSKRGKGKGQKRKRKKGRYKPLSLCEKPRR comes from the exons TTGTCgaaggctgctcctgccctgggggaTGGGGAGCGGAAACCCAACGAAG TTATCAAATTCCTGGAAGTCTATGAGCGCAGCTTCTGCAGGACAATTGAGACCCTGGTGGACATTTTCCAGGAGTACCCTGATGAGGTGGAGTACATATTCAAGCCATCCTGTGTGCCTCTGATGAGATGTGCGGGTTGCTGCGGCGATGAGGGCCTAGAATGTGTCCCTGTGGATGTGTACAACGTCACAATGGAG ATCATGAGAATTAAACCCCTTCAGAGTCAGCACATAGCGCACATGAGCTTCTTACAGCACAGTAAATGTGACTGCAG accAAAGAAAGAtgtcaaaaacaaacaagaaaa GTGGGCACAGAAACCCAGATCTGACGGTCCTTCCTTCACACCCCAGACCTGGAGCTTGCATGACCCATGGCAGTCATTCCTAATGCTTTACCCTGAGTCAGGGAAGTCCCATCGTTTGTGTCCTACCAGAATGGATTCAAG aaaatcaAAGCGAGGAAAGGGGAAGGGTCAAAAGAGAAAGCGCAAGAAAGGCCGGTACAAACCACTCAGCTT ATGTGAAAAACCGAGACGGTGA
- the VEGFA gene encoding vascular endothelial growth factor A isoform X1 has protein sequence MNFLLTWIHWGLAALLYLQSAELSKAAPALGDGERKPNEVIKFLEVYERSFCRTIETLVDIFQEYPDEVEYIFKPSCVPLMRCAGCCGDEGLECVPVDVYNVTMEIMRIKPLQSQHIAHMSFLQHSKCDCRPKKDVKNKQEKWAQKPRSDGPSFTPQTWSLHDPWQSFLMLYPESGKSHRLCPTRMDSRKSKRGKGKGQKRKRKKGRYKPLSFHCEPCSERRKHLFVQDPQTCKCSCKFTDSRCKSRQLELNERTCRCEKPRR, from the exons TTGTCgaaggctgctcctgccctgggggaTGGGGAGCGGAAACCCAACGAAG TTATCAAATTCCTGGAAGTCTATGAGCGCAGCTTCTGCAGGACAATTGAGACCCTGGTGGACATTTTCCAGGAGTACCCTGATGAGGTGGAGTACATATTCAAGCCATCCTGTGTGCCTCTGATGAGATGTGCGGGTTGCTGCGGCGATGAGGGCCTAGAATGTGTCCCTGTGGATGTGTACAACGTCACAATGGAG ATCATGAGAATTAAACCCCTTCAGAGTCAGCACATAGCGCACATGAGCTTCTTACAGCACAGTAAATGTGACTGCAG accAAAGAAAGAtgtcaaaaacaaacaagaaaa GTGGGCACAGAAACCCAGATCTGACGGTCCTTCCTTCACACCCCAGACCTGGAGCTTGCATGACCCATGGCAGTCATTCCTAATGCTTTACCCTGAGTCAGGGAAGTCCCATCGTTTGTGTCCTACCAGAATGGATTCAAG aaaatcaAAGCGAGGAAAGGGGAAGGGTCAAAAGAGAAAGCGCAAGAAAGGCCGGTACAAACCACTCAGCTT TCACTGTGAGCCTTGCTCAGAGAGGAGAAAGCACTTGTTTGTACAAGATCCCCAGACCTGTAAATGTTCCTGCAAATTCACAGACTCACGTTGCAAGTCGAGGCAGCTTGAGTTAAACGAGCGCACTTGCAG ATGTGAAAAACCGAGACGGTGA